Proteins from a single region of Alphaproteobacteria bacterium:
- a CDS encoding BolA family transcriptional regulator yields MAMEATEIRRLILESLPDAEVAIEDLRGDGDHYAAHVTSSAFEGKSRVQQHQMVYQALQGKMGGELHALALQTGLPGTLPTGNEE; encoded by the coding sequence ATGGCGATGGAAGCGACCGAAATCAGGCGACTCATCCTCGAGTCCCTCCCCGACGCGGAAGTCGCGATCGAGGACCTGCGCGGCGACGGCGACCACTATGCCGCCCATGTCACATCGAGTGCCTTCGAAGGCAAGTCGCGGGTGCAACAGCACCAAATGGTTTATCAGGCACTTCAGGGCAAGATGGGCGGCGAACTGCATGCGTTGGCTCTGCAGACCGGTTTGCCCGGAACCCTCCCGACAGGGAACGAGGAGTAG
- a CDS encoding mechanosensitive ion channel, with translation MNSVTDTVMTLLVTYGISIVAAIAILIVGLWISGRVRNLVKRSLERTGKIDPMLSGFLGALAKYLVLTVTVLAVIAQFGIEITSLLVIFGSAGLAVGLALQGTLSNVAAGVMLLIFRPFKSGDYVEVGGHAGTVQTVSLFVTELSTPDNIQIIIPNTQVWGSAVMNYSFHATRRCDLAIGISYADDIEKAKTTIEAVIKGDARAKSDPEPMIAVVNLGDSSVDLTVRVWCDNGDYWGLKFDLTQAIKEALDANGISIPFPTRTVYNVAEAAE, from the coding sequence ATGAACTCGGTCACCGATACGGTCATGACATTGCTGGTTACTTACGGAATCAGCATCGTCGCCGCAATTGCTATCCTGATCGTCGGGCTGTGGATTTCCGGCCGCGTACGAAACTTAGTCAAACGCTCGTTGGAACGCACGGGCAAGATCGATCCGATGCTGTCCGGTTTCCTCGGCGCGCTGGCGAAGTACCTTGTGCTGACCGTCACCGTTCTGGCGGTCATCGCGCAGTTCGGCATCGAAATCACCAGCCTCCTCGTTATCTTCGGCAGTGCCGGCCTCGCCGTCGGCCTCGCCTTGCAGGGCACGCTCAGCAACGTCGCCGCAGGGGTCATGTTGCTGATATTCCGGCCTTTCAAATCCGGCGATTATGTTGAAGTCGGCGGACATGCCGGAACCGTCCAGACCGTTTCATTGTTCGTTACCGAGCTCAGCACACCGGACAACATCCAGATCATTATCCCCAACACCCAGGTCTGGGGCTCCGCGGTCATGAACTACAGCTTCCATGCCACGCGCCGTTGCGATCTGGCGATCGGCATCAGCTATGCCGATGACATCGAAAAAGCGAAGACCACGATTGAAGCCGTTATCAAGGGCGATGCGCGGGCCAAATCGGATCCCGAACCGATGATCGCGGTCGTCAATCTGGGCGACAGCTCGGTCGACCTCACGGTTCGCGTCTGGTGCGACAACGGCGACTATTGGGGGCTCAAGTTCGACCTCACGCAGGCGATCAAGGAAGCGCTCGACGCCAACGGCATTTCCATTCCGTTTCCGACTCGAACGGTTTACAACGTGGCCGAAGCCGCCGAGTGA
- the rpsD gene encoding 30S ribosomal protein S4 yields MSKRNESKHKIDRRLGVNLWGRPKSPFNRREYGPGQHGQRRRKPSDFGIQLRAKQQLKGYYGNITEKQFRRYYREAVRRRGDTGELLIELLERRLDAVVYRMRFVPTVFAARQFVNHGHIRVNGRRVTIPSYMVKDGDVIEVKDRSRELPLVLEAVQSPERDIPDYVEVDYSKMKGTFVRGPKLMDVPYPVHMEPNLVIEFYSR; encoded by the coding sequence ATGTCAAAACGCAATGAATCCAAGCACAAGATCGATCGCCGATTGGGCGTCAATCTGTGGGGCCGGCCGAAAAGTCCCTTTAACCGTCGCGAATATGGTCCCGGCCAACACGGCCAACGCCGCCGCAAACCATCGGATTTTGGCATTCAGCTTCGCGCCAAGCAGCAGCTGAAGGGTTATTATGGCAACATCACGGAAAAGCAGTTTCGCCGTTACTACCGGGAAGCGGTGCGGCGCCGCGGCGATACCGGGGAGCTTCTAATCGAGCTTCTCGAACGCCGCCTCGATGCCGTCGTCTATCGCATGCGCTTCGTGCCGACCGTTTTCGCTGCCCGGCAGTTCGTCAATCATGGCCACATCCGGGTCAACGGCCGTCGTGTCACCATTCCGTCCTACATGGTCAAGGACGGGGATGTCATCGAGGTCAAGGACAGGTCGCGTGAGTTGCCGCTGGTTCTTGAAGCGGTGCAATCTCCCGAACGCGATATACCCGACTACGTCGAGGTCGACTATTCCAAGATGAAGGGAACGTTCGTTCGCGGGCCCAAGCTCATGGACGTGCCCTATCCGGTCCACATGGAACCGAATCTGGTCATCGAGTTCTATTCCCGCTAA
- a CDS encoding citramalate synthase: MSVDRRIYLYDSTLRDGAQTQGVDFSANDKSVIARELDGLGIDYIEGGWPGANPTDDAFFKDPPRLQRSRLAAFGMTRRPGRSTANDPGLNALFGAKAPVVTMVGKTWDFHVDVALGIERDENVAMIADSIREAVTRVDEVMFDAEHFFDGYNANPDYALSCIKAAYDAGARWIVLCDTNGGTLPDDIERIVAKVVALIPGDHLGIHCHNDTENAVANSLAAVRAGARQVQGSLNGLGERCGNANLVSIIPSLVLKMGYETGVSTGHLAKLTHISRFLDEHLNRPHTRNAAYVGESAFAHKGGLHVSAVEKDPKSYEHIAPELVGNHRHIVVSDQAGRSNIIARFREIGIEVESGGEKVERLVEEVKAREFDGYAYDGAEASFELLARRALESVPDYYALNSFRVIDERRWNAKGDLITLSEATIKVEVAGTHLMTVGEGNGPVNALDLALRKALIPVYPNLEDVRLVDYKVRILTPQAGTGAVTRVMIESADGEGHHWATVGVSTNIIDASYNALHDSITYKLYRTGAVLPEKAA; the protein is encoded by the coding sequence ATGAGCGTTGACAGACGCATCTACCTGTACGACAGCACCCTGCGCGATGGGGCGCAGACCCAAGGTGTCGATTTCAGCGCCAATGACAAGTCTGTAATCGCACGCGAACTAGATGGTCTGGGCATCGACTACATCGAGGGCGGATGGCCGGGCGCCAACCCCACCGATGATGCGTTTTTCAAGGACCCGCCCCGCTTGCAGCGGTCGCGGCTCGCGGCCTTTGGAATGACCCGTCGGCCGGGGCGCAGCACGGCCAACGATCCCGGACTGAACGCCTTATTCGGCGCCAAGGCGCCGGTCGTCACCATGGTCGGCAAGACATGGGATTTCCACGTCGACGTCGCGCTCGGTATCGAGCGTGACGAAAACGTCGCGATGATCGCCGACAGTATTCGGGAGGCGGTGACGCGGGTCGACGAGGTCATGTTCGATGCCGAGCATTTCTTCGACGGCTACAACGCCAACCCCGATTACGCCCTGTCCTGCATCAAGGCCGCCTACGACGCCGGTGCGCGTTGGATCGTTCTTTGCGACACCAATGGCGGCACGCTTCCCGACGACATCGAGCGCATCGTCGCCAAGGTGGTTGCCCTCATCCCCGGCGACCATCTTGGTATCCACTGCCACAACGATACCGAAAACGCCGTCGCCAATAGCTTGGCGGCGGTCCGCGCCGGGGCTCGCCAAGTGCAGGGCAGCCTCAACGGTCTCGGCGAAAGGTGCGGTAATGCCAATCTGGTTTCGATCATTCCGTCTTTGGTCCTGAAAATGGGCTACGAGACCGGTGTTTCGACCGGACACCTGGCAAAGCTGACCCATATCTCCCGTTTTTTGGACGAGCACCTCAACCGGCCGCACACCCGCAATGCCGCCTATGTCGGCGAATCGGCGTTCGCCCACAAGGGCGGGCTCCATGTGTCGGCGGTGGAGAAAGATCCCAAATCCTACGAACATATTGCGCCGGAACTCGTCGGCAACCACCGCCACATCGTGGTCTCCGATCAGGCCGGCCGCTCGAATATCATCGCCCGCTTTCGCGAAATCGGAATCGAGGTCGAGAGCGGCGGCGAAAAGGTCGAACGACTGGTCGAGGAGGTCAAGGCGCGGGAGTTCGACGGTTATGCCTATGACGGCGCTGAGGCCAGCTTCGAATTGCTGGCGCGTCGAGCGCTCGAGTCGGTGCCCGACTACTACGCCTTGAACAGTTTCCGGGTCATCGACGAACGGCGGTGGAACGCCAAGGGCGACCTGATCACGTTGTCCGAGGCGACCATCAAGGTCGAGGTGGCAGGAACACATTTGATGACGGTCGGCGAGGGCAACGGACCGGTCAACGCCCTCGATCTCGCTTTGCGCAAGGCGCTGATACCGGTTTATCCGAACCTTGAGGACGTCCGCTTGGTCGATTACAAGGTTCGTATTCTTACCCCCCAGGCCGGAACCGGCGCGGTCACTCGGGTGATGATCGAGAGTGCCGATGGTGAGGGCCACCATTGGGCAACCGTCGGTGTGTCCACCAACATCATCGACGCCTCGTACAACGCGCTCCACGACAGCATTACCTACAAATTGTATCGGACGGGCGCCGTGCTCCCCGAAAAAGCGGCGTAA
- the purS gene encoding phosphoribosylformylglycinamidine synthase subunit PurS, which translates to MKARVHITLKNGVLDPQGKAISNALSHLGFAGVGEVRQGKYIELDIAESDAAAAHAAVTEMCERLLANTIIENYAIDIDEGAT; encoded by the coding sequence ATGAAGGCACGGGTCCATATCACGCTGAAGAACGGGGTTCTCGACCCGCAGGGCAAGGCTATATCGAACGCGTTGTCACATCTCGGATTCGCCGGTGTGGGCGAGGTCCGGCAGGGCAAATATATCGAGCTCGACATTGCCGAATCGGATGCCGCCGCAGCCCACGCCGCGGTCACCGAAATGTGCGAGCGGCTGCTCGCCAACACCATCATCGAAAACTACGCCATCGACATCGACGAGGGAGCGACGTAA
- a CDS encoding RNA methyltransferase — protein MAGTDRSKEPVLGGPVVVLVEPQLGENIGTSARAMLNGGLTELRLVRPRDGWPNAKATAAAAGADAVIEGARLFDSTAAAIADCRRVYATTARRRDMIKPVLSPARAASEIHAASTADKRCAVLFGPERRGLTNDDVALSDAAIEVDLNPAFRSLNLAQAVLLVSYEWYRASRSVTHFALPIGTTRPATKAELLGFFEHLEGELDRCGFLQVKEKRPTMVRNIRNMFQRANLTEQEVRTLRGIVTGLSVHGPAALAKQESGDLPE, from the coding sequence ATGGCCGGCACCGACCGCTCCAAGGAACCCGTTCTCGGCGGCCCGGTCGTTGTTCTTGTCGAGCCGCAACTCGGCGAAAACATCGGCACCTCCGCGCGCGCCATGTTGAATGGCGGATTGACCGAGCTACGCCTCGTCCGGCCCCGCGACGGTTGGCCGAATGCCAAGGCGACCGCCGCCGCGGCGGGCGCCGACGCGGTGATAGAGGGCGCTCGTCTCTTCGATTCGACCGCGGCGGCAATCGCCGATTGCCGGCGAGTCTACGCCACCACCGCACGCCGCCGCGACATGATCAAGCCGGTGCTGTCGCCGGCGCGGGCGGCATCCGAGATTCATGCTGCAAGCACCGCCGATAAGCGTTGCGCCGTGCTGTTCGGGCCGGAGCGGCGCGGGTTGACCAATGACGATGTCGCCCTTTCCGATGCGGCGATCGAGGTCGATCTCAACCCGGCTTTTCGATCGCTCAATCTCGCTCAGGCGGTTCTGCTCGTTTCCTACGAATGGTATCGTGCCAGCCGCAGCGTCACCCACTTCGCACTGCCGATCGGCACCACGAGGCCCGCGACCAAGGCGGAATTGTTGGGCTTCTTCGAGCACCTCGAGGGTGAATTGGACCGCTGCGGTTTCTTGCAAGTGAAAGAAAAACGCCCGACAATGGTTCGAAATATTCGCAATATGTTCCAACGCGCCAATCTAACCGAGCAGGAGGTTCGAACCCTGCGCGGGATCGTCACCGGATTGAGCGTTCACGGTCCTGCGGCGTTGGCCAAGCAGGAATCCGGTGATTTACCGGAATGA
- the purL gene encoding phosphoribosylformylglycinamidine synthase subunit PurL, whose product MADDGVAPDVTAEVAAEHGLSADEYARAVEIMGRAPNLTELGIFSVMWSEHCSYKSSKVWLKTLPTEAPWVIQGPGENAGVVDIGDGIAAVFKMESHNHPSFIEPYQGAATGVGGILRDVFTMGARPVANLNALRFGSPDHPKTRHLVAGVVAGIGGYGNCMGIPTVGGECNFHPSYNGNILVNAMTVGLAPADRIFYSAATGPGNPVVYVGSKTGRDGIHGATMASAEFAEDSEQKRPTVQVGDPFTEKLLLEACLELMATDAIVAIQDMGAAGLTSSSVEMASKGGVGIELDLDQVPRRETGMTPYEIMLSESQERMLMVLRPDREAVARAIFEKWELDFAVVGQVTDSGRLVLLERGAVVADIPVAPLVANAPEYERAWTPTPPRAVIAAEEASGDIAVGDALIRLLGSPDLCGKQWIWEQYDHMVMADTVGRPGGDAAVIRVHGTKRGLALTSDCTPRYCLADPVEGGRQAVAEAWRNLTAVGARPLALTDNMNFGNPERPEIMGQFAGCIEGMGEACRTLDFPVVSGNVSLYNETNGAAILPTPVIGGVGVVDDVKSAATLAFKAPDEVIIAFGRTEGWLGCSLYLREILGREDGAPPPVSLSRERRTGDFVREAIRAGRVTACHDVGDGGFLVALAEMALAGGIGAVLARDFENIPATAWWFGEDQGRYIVTVPQQDFGQLLMDAMTIRISIVPLGRTGGDSLTVESEKPISLADLRVAHQQWLPRYMDAI is encoded by the coding sequence ATGGCCGACGATGGGGTCGCTCCGGACGTGACCGCCGAGGTCGCCGCCGAGCATGGCCTGTCGGCGGACGAATACGCGCGCGCCGTGGAGATCATGGGACGGGCGCCAAACCTGACCGAACTCGGCATCTTCTCGGTGATGTGGAGCGAGCATTGCTCCTACAAATCGTCCAAGGTGTGGCTGAAGACGCTGCCGACCGAGGCGCCATGGGTGATCCAGGGTCCCGGCGAGAATGCCGGCGTGGTCGATATCGGCGACGGCATAGCGGCGGTCTTCAAAATGGAAAGCCATAACCACCCCTCCTTCATCGAACCTTACCAGGGCGCGGCGACCGGGGTCGGCGGTATCCTGCGGGACGTCTTCACCATGGGCGCGCGGCCGGTCGCCAACCTCAACGCGCTCCGCTTTGGCAGCCCCGACCACCCCAAGACGCGCCACCTCGTCGCCGGCGTCGTTGCCGGCATCGGCGGCTACGGCAATTGCATGGGTATTCCGACCGTCGGCGGGGAGTGCAATTTCCACCCCTCGTACAACGGCAATATTTTGGTCAATGCGATGACCGTCGGCCTCGCGCCCGCCGACCGCATTTTCTATTCCGCCGCCACCGGGCCTGGCAATCCGGTGGTCTATGTCGGCTCGAAGACCGGCCGCGACGGCATCCACGGTGCCACCATGGCGTCGGCCGAGTTCGCCGAGGATTCCGAGCAAAAGCGGCCGACGGTCCAGGTCGGCGATCCGTTTACCGAAAAACTGCTGCTCGAGGCCTGTCTCGAACTGATGGCGACCGACGCCATCGTTGCCATCCAGGACATGGGCGCCGCCGGGCTGACGTCGTCTTCGGTCGAGATGGCGTCCAAGGGCGGCGTCGGCATCGAGCTCGACCTCGACCAGGTGCCGCGCCGCGAGACCGGCATGACGCCCTACGAGATCATGCTGTCCGAAAGCCAGGAGCGGATGCTGATGGTCCTGCGACCCGACCGCGAAGCGGTGGCGCGGGCCATTTTCGAAAAGTGGGAGCTCGATTTTGCCGTCGTTGGACAGGTCACCGATAGCGGTCGCCTTGTTTTGCTCGAACGGGGGGCGGTCGTGGCCGACATACCGGTTGCTCCGCTGGTCGCCAATGCCCCGGAATATGAGCGGGCCTGGACGCCGACCCCGCCGCGCGCCGTCATAGCGGCCGAGGAGGCGTCCGGCGACATCGCCGTCGGTGACGCCTTGATCCGCCTGCTCGGTTCGCCGGACCTTTGCGGTAAGCAGTGGATATGGGAACAATACGACCACATGGTGATGGCCGATACGGTGGGCCGTCCTGGCGGCGATGCTGCCGTGATTCGCGTTCATGGAACAAAGCGCGGGCTGGCGCTGACTTCCGATTGCACGCCGCGCTATTGCCTCGCCGATCCGGTCGAAGGCGGCCGCCAGGCGGTCGCCGAGGCGTGGCGCAACCTAACCGCGGTCGGCGCGCGGCCGTTGGCGCTTACCGACAACATGAACTTTGGCAATCCGGAGCGGCCCGAAATCATGGGCCAGTTCGCCGGCTGCATTGAGGGCATGGGCGAGGCGTGCCGGACCCTCGACTTCCCAGTCGTTTCCGGCAACGTGTCGCTGTACAACGAGACCAACGGCGCGGCCATCCTGCCGACGCCGGTCATCGGTGGGGTCGGCGTTGTCGACGATGTAAAAAGCGCCGCCACCCTGGCCTTCAAGGCGCCCGACGAAGTGATCATCGCTTTTGGCCGGACCGAGGGATGGCTCGGCTGTTCGCTCTATCTGCGCGAGATCCTGGGGCGCGAGGATGGCGCGCCGCCGCCGGTAAGCCTGAGCCGGGAACGGCGGACCGGGGATTTCGTCCGCGAAGCGATTCGCGCCGGCCGGGTGACCGCGTGCCACGACGTCGGTGACGGCGGTTTCCTGGTCGCGCTCGCGGAAATGGCGCTCGCCGGCGGCATCGGTGCCGTACTGGCGCGCGACTTCGAGAACATCCCGGCCACCGCATGGTGGTTCGGTGAGGATCAGGGACGTTATATCGTAACGGTCCCGCAACAAGACTTCGGCCAATTGTTGATGGATGCCATGACCATTCGTATTTCGATCGTTCCGCTCGGCCGAACTGGCGGCGACTCGTTGACAGTGGAATCGGAGAAACCTATATCCCTTGCGGACTTGCGCGTTGCGCACCAACAATGGCTGCCGCGTTACATGGACGCAATCTAG
- the purQ gene encoding phosphoribosylformylglycinamidine synthase subunit PurQ, which yields MKAAVIVFPGSNCDRDVGVSLAQSMGTAPDMVWHGDGTLPETDLIVIPGGFAYGDYLRAGAMAAHSPVMREIVDRAGKGVPVLGICNGFQVLTEAGLLPGALMRNAGLKFVCKDVHIRVETSQTLFTSGYESGQALRLPIAHHEGNYVTDDATLDRLEEGGQIAFRYCTAEGEFCDDANPNGSQRHIAGVFNETKTVMGLMPHPERLADPMLGGTDGRGMFDGLVEALG from the coding sequence GTGAAAGCCGCCGTCATCGTCTTCCCGGGCTCGAATTGCGATCGCGACGTTGGGGTTTCGCTGGCGCAGAGCATGGGGACGGCGCCGGACATGGTGTGGCACGGCGACGGCACCCTGCCCGAGACCGATCTGATCGTTATTCCAGGCGGTTTCGCCTATGGCGACTATCTCCGCGCCGGCGCCATGGCGGCCCATTCGCCGGTCATGCGCGAGATCGTCGACCGCGCCGGCAAGGGTGTCCCGGTGCTCGGAATCTGCAACGGCTTCCAGGTCCTGACCGAGGCCGGGTTGCTGCCCGGCGCGCTAATGCGGAACGCGGGCCTGAAATTCGTCTGCAAGGATGTCCACATCCGGGTCGAAACGAGCCAGACCCTGTTCACCAGCGGATACGAGTCCGGTCAGGCGCTGCGTCTTCCGATCGCCCATCACGAAGGCAATTACGTCACCGACGATGCGACCCTCGACCGTCTCGAAGAGGGTGGTCAGATCGCGTTCCGATACTGTACCGCGGAGGGCGAATTCTGCGACGACGCCAACCCCAACGGCTCGCAGCGCCATATCGCCGGCGTCTTCAATGAAACGAAAACGGTCATGGGCTTGATGCCCCATCCCGAGCGGCTCGCCGACCCGATGCTTGGCGGCACCGATGGCCGCGGCATGTTCGACGGTCTGGTCGAGGCGTTGGGCTGA
- a CDS encoding phosphoethanolamine transferase: protein MVWVGIICLTAIFAPAIWIAHVHFRRYGIEGLLGTLVQAAFLYAATIAILGTALTAVVLFLPLAVALVVLNFLNLNFYLLYGQPIRESMLAEILKFNPLEWREFAHGVPPKIKVISLGYAAASLVSIGWLIAFRPISDEAGIAAGVLAIALLLAAWMRGFLFSIYPMKYIKQLGLVVSQGRAIKRLRSDSGREDIQVESPAGLTDEVFIVVIGESVRRSNLSIYGYDRETTPFLDSIEDELIVFDDAISVASVTHAALKFALTPALIDDEAPVFTRKTLLNAAGNGGLETHWISNQPRDMVFDYVFEVVAEEADHKTYLNTDPFKSPLDEALLPFIFGAIDGRKPCLVMAHMFGSHFRYDKRVSDQFRRFTKDANYTQDVRDRGLIVDNYDNTILYLDHFLEQIISACREREIAAVVGFISDHGEALFDNGRDFGHALVRPSRKEFEVPYLYWASPHFRNRHPNNPLFQVARRVTEPAETQLVFEDLSAIIGLTYDNVTIKRSNLYPFAMRSGTKREIMSHGRVHDFDALDP from the coding sequence ATGGTTTGGGTCGGGATTATCTGTCTGACGGCGATCTTCGCGCCGGCGATCTGGATTGCGCATGTCCATTTCCGCCGCTACGGGATCGAAGGGCTGTTGGGGACGCTCGTACAGGCGGCCTTCCTATACGCCGCCACCATAGCCATCCTCGGCACAGCGCTCACTGCAGTAGTCCTATTTCTACCGCTGGCCGTTGCTCTGGTGGTGCTGAACTTTCTAAATTTGAACTTCTATCTTCTGTACGGCCAGCCGATCCGGGAAAGCATGCTTGCGGAAATCCTCAAGTTCAACCCGCTCGAATGGCGAGAATTCGCCCACGGTGTCCCGCCCAAGATCAAGGTGATTTCCCTCGGCTACGCAGCGGCCTCGCTGGTTTCGATCGGGTGGCTGATCGCGTTTCGACCGATCAGCGACGAGGCTGGGATAGCGGCGGGCGTGCTGGCCATCGCCCTTCTGCTCGCGGCCTGGATGCGCGGCTTTCTGTTTTCGATCTACCCGATGAAATACATCAAGCAGCTTGGCCTGGTCGTTTCACAGGGACGAGCGATCAAGCGTTTGAGAAGCGACAGCGGGCGGGAGGATATTCAGGTCGAATCACCCGCCGGATTGACCGACGAGGTGTTCATCGTTGTCATCGGAGAATCGGTACGTCGCTCCAACCTTTCGATTTACGGCTATGACCGCGAAACCACGCCGTTCCTGGATTCGATCGAGGACGAGTTGATCGTCTTCGACGATGCGATCAGCGTCGCGAGCGTTACCCATGCCGCGTTGAAATTCGCGTTAACACCGGCATTGATCGACGACGAGGCGCCGGTTTTCACGCGCAAGACCCTGCTCAACGCGGCCGGAAATGGCGGGCTCGAAACCCATTGGATATCGAATCAGCCGCGCGACATGGTGTTCGACTACGTGTTCGAGGTAGTGGCCGAGGAGGCCGACCACAAAACCTATCTCAACACCGACCCCTTCAAGTCGCCGCTTGACGAAGCACTGCTCCCCTTCATTTTCGGTGCCATCGATGGCCGCAAGCCGTGCCTTGTAATGGCCCATATGTTCGGCAGTCATTTCCGTTACGACAAGCGCGTCAGCGATCAATTCCGCCGCTTCACCAAGGACGCCAACTATACCCAGGACGTCAGGGATCGCGGCCTCATCGTCGACAACTACGACAATACGATCCTCTACCTCGACCATTTTCTCGAGCAGATTATCAGCGCCTGCCGGGAGCGCGAAATTGCCGCCGTCGTCGGTTTTATCTCGGACCACGGCGAAGCTCTATTCGACAACGGCCGGGATTTTGGTCACGCCCTGGTTCGACCATCGCGCAAGGAGTTCGAGGTTCCCTATCTCTATTGGGCGTCGCCACATTTCAGGAATCGGCATCCGAACAATCCGCTGTTCCAGGTGGCGCGGCGCGTTACGGAACCGGCGGAAACCCAATTGGTGTTCGAGGACCTTTCCGCGATCATCGGGCTGACATACGACAACGTCACCATCAAACGGTCGAACCTGTACCCGTTCGCAATGCGGAGCGGCACCAAACGGGAAATCATGAGCCACGGGCGGGTACACGATTTCGACGCGTTGGACCCGTGA
- the grxD gene encoding Grx4 family monothiol glutaredoxin: MVDNSVFQRIQQDIEDTDVVVFMKGTPVFPQCGFSAAVVQILSHMGVKFKGIDVLTDPSLRQGVKDFSNWPTIPQLYVKGEFLGGCDIIREMFETGELQKELENRGVTAQS, translated from the coding sequence ATGGTCGACAACTCAGTATTTCAGCGGATTCAGCAAGATATCGAGGACACCGACGTGGTCGTCTTCATGAAAGGGACGCCGGTGTTTCCGCAATGCGGATTTTCGGCTGCGGTTGTGCAAATCCTGTCTCATATGGGCGTCAAGTTCAAAGGCATCGATGTGCTTACGGATCCGTCGCTGCGCCAGGGCGTCAAGGATTTCTCGAACTGGCCGACGATCCCGCAGCTTTATGTCAAAGGCGAGTTCCTCGGCGGTTGCGACATTATTCGCGAGATGTTTGAAACCGGTGAACTTCAAAAAGAACTTGAGAATCGAGGCGTTACCGCGCAATCGTGA
- a CDS encoding FkbM family methyltransferase — MGFTKGKRPEHGEFGRISYAQEAEDLLLFNVYKRQREGFYVDVGAHHPTRFSNTQIFYDYGWYGINIDAHPDSLALFQRDRPRDINLQLAISDVSEPLTFYMFDETSVSSFDEELSKGPRRAQYSILGTTTITPRRLDDILSEFLPDGQSIDFLNVDVEGHDLNVLRSNDWVRFRPTFVLVESLERRAAAVNDDPHCQLMTKHGYHLYCQTPRTLFFRDSAA, encoded by the coding sequence ATGGGATTTACAAAGGGCAAGCGACCGGAGCATGGCGAGTTCGGCCGCATTTCCTACGCGCAGGAGGCCGAAGACCTTCTCCTGTTCAACGTCTACAAGCGTCAGCGTGAGGGCTTTTACGTCGACGTCGGCGCCCACCACCCGACACGATTTTCAAATACCCAAATCTTCTATGACTATGGCTGGTACGGGATCAACATCGATGCTCACCCGGACAGCCTGGCCCTGTTTCAACGCGATCGGCCGCGTGACATCAACCTCCAACTCGCCATCTCCGACGTCAGCGAGCCTCTGACCTTCTATATGTTCGACGAAACCTCGGTCAGTTCCTTCGACGAGGAGCTCTCGAAGGGACCGCGGCGGGCGCAGTACTCCATCCTCGGCACCACGACGATCACGCCGCGTCGCCTCGACGACATTCTGTCCGAGTTCCTGCCCGACGGGCAGAGCATCGATTTCCTCAATGTCGATGTCGAAGGCCACGATCTCAACGTCTTGCGCTCAAACGATTGGGTCCGGTTCCGACCGACCTTCGTCCTTGTCGAGTCGTTGGAACGCCGCGCCGCTGCGGTCAATGACGATCCCCATTGCCAGCTCATGACCAAACACGGATACCACCTCTACTGTCAGACCCCACGCACCCTGTTCTTCCGCGACTCCGCGGCTTGA